The Ostrea edulis chromosome 1, xbOstEdul1.1, whole genome shotgun sequence genomic sequence ATGAACGAGCCGATCCGACGTCCAGAGCAAGTGTCGCCAAAATCAAGCCCCCGAGGGTCCCGATCACCGGCGTACCCCCGCCCTGACTCTTCGGGGACTCTGAAAACAACAATAAGTCTGGGAAGAGGAGTACCATCAGTTATTCATTCCGGTCCATTTTATCTTGTGAAAGACATTGGACCAACACGTATGTCAATATAGCATTTAAATCTATCATTATAACATTCTGTCTGCCTTATTAGTTTATATTATTaagataatataatgtaaaattttagttTTATCAGTATATCTAATTTTACTCATATAAGAATAAACTTACGGGAAAATATGGGGGAAAAAACTTGCTTTCTAAAATTCGAAATTTCGTTTTAAAAGGTCAtctaaacaaaaatgtaaacattgaaAACTATTTCTTCGCAAAGAGCTCACATTTAGATCTATACAATTATCAACCATATTTTTGTGCTATTTGATACCACATGGTGTAcgattttgtatacatgtatgcagtgatttttcaatggggtcctgtggctttcaacaggttgggaacacttcccctatagcgagatattctcgctaaaacgcgattatccttctctagcgagaataaatatatcccgtacaaccaagaaaaacacccgtggagtacatctcttcgtgtttcactcgaaaaaaagaaaaagtgctaaaatgtccgatacttctgcaaatatattaatcaaaacaaaaacactcacgatgtgtattggatttcagactgcttccctcttacgcagcaactttgatatgcaatttcatgactatgttgtcaatttcatagaaacaattcgcatcatgttgaatgcgtgtcgcacttattcagcgttgcacaggatttgccattattttcaataaagacgccaaaaacACCtggtttatggtaatgtttatttctcgctaaagagggattatcgcgttttagcgagaatatctcgctataggggaagtgttcccaacctgttcaaATGGGATACATTGTTCACGGTGCAacacgagttatttccccctgaatacAGGGGGCGCACAACACGATAGGGTCCTCAAGCGATTGCATCATTAATATAAGGGATAGatagaaaatttactatttctgaATGTTATCaagtgccagttaaggaattttgtagaaattaagtgtaattactgacaaacaatATGACTGTACAAAATTCTTagtcatttattatatttatgtgtCCCGTATGTGATTTTTCGCAATCCACGGTATCTCAGATATGATCAGAGTAACAAGGAtgagcaattcttcattattactttttatcaatacatgtattatcgaCGACCAAAAAACTATAATGAATATGTCAGAATTACATGTGCAACCAACGCATGCAATCATTAACTTGTAATCCCTTCACACTGCGGACAAAAATATGTACTACATTAATTGATCCATCAATTTTTCTGTTGACATCTTTTTTCTAACTTACGCGAGTGAAATTTAATGTTTGTGTAAATCAACTTAACCGAAGTACACACAAAAAAATCGTCAAGCGGGCAGCAATGAAGAGAGTGGAAGGAGGGCTGCCCTATTTTTTTCGACGATTTACTTTTTCTGTGATCCTTAGTCATTACATGcgaagtttgtttttttaacaaGCAAAGTTTGATCTATAGGTTGCCccttttttatataaaagtatTGAATTATAGTGGAACTATAGAATTTAAGGGACAAAAGAATTGAATTTCAGGACTAACCTCGCCGGATcttaacaacccccccccccccccccccccccccctctttctgTGCTGCACCTTTGTTCACAGTTTTGTGTGTGGAACATAccacattgaaaaatatttgatatattcacACAAATATAGTAGAAGTTCTCCATTATCTCATACTTCTCGTGAaactaacaaaacaaaaagtttCTGGTTCTGCTTCGTTTGAGTTacttgaaataatttatttttgcgaatgtatttaatgcatgtttgaaagcagaatttttttttttaaaaatggggcTCTTAAAAGCAGTCTTTGCTAAAGACAACAAACTGCCTGGCTTGAATTGTTTTGGTTAGtctaattaatttcattttatgtagCATGATATACCATTAGATAATGATGTATTGTTGCAAGTCTTCTCAAATTGTAATTCAAAAAACTTTCACATTTACTGAATTTACTTTTCTTTTTGGAGCAGATCCATCAATTATCACGGGAAGTAACAACCTCATGATTCACTATGGACTCCAGAACTCGTTCAGCAAGTTCTGTAAGAAGGAGGGGAAAGAGGAACTCAGTGCATTTCTGCCGAACCTCCCAGGGTATATAGACACTCCAGGAATGCAGGATAACAGGTAACatcaaacattttaaattttagatgGAATTTAGTGTGAAAAGCAAAGTTTGATATTTAGAAATGGTATTATTTAGATTTTGTGACGACTGATGATATACATAAAGAACACTGCTACAAAAATGTcataaaaggtttttaaatgtttcagttCTTTGAGGTCCTTAATAGAAAACCCACCAAAGACCAGTAAGGAATTGGTGCCTTTATTAGGATCTTCACTGCAGGGATTCCGGTTACACCCCGGACcagtaagagagagagagagagagattttgttttgaaagaaaaagtatCTAAAGATCTAAAGAGATACACATGTGTTTGTTTAGATGACCTAGAAAAGTTTTACCTGATCCAAATACACCAAATGAGCTTCTACGATCTCTAGAAATCTCTGTTTAATTGTGTATTTTTTTGCTTCTATTCAATCAGAAACAACAAAATAGTTTTTGTTCAGATGAGACATGTTAGATGGCAAAATGTATGACTGCTTAGTAATGGgtatgttcaaatgaagagtctGGCATCCATGCTTCCGGTCCATGACTGGAATCAGTGTCgggtgggggtttttttttgggggggggggggggggtattttggTCTTTAGACAGGGTAGTTTTCAGACTGTAACTGATTCAGAAGTCAATTTCCATCCAGAACATTATATGCAAACTCTTTGTGAGACAAAGGCGTGCTCAATGGTCACACAGAGACCCTAAACTTatgaatataatttctttacACTTACAATTGAATTGCTGGGGTGGCTTGGTATCAGTGACCTCAACCTCATCTTAAGGGAAAGGAGACTCTGCTGGTATGGCCATGTTGTCAGATTCAGCAGTGCAGTCAAGTACGCTCTAAACATACAAGTTCCTGGTAGACTTAGAGTTGGTCGGCCAATGCTATCATGGAGAGAGCTGATGGAGAAAGATCGAAGAAAATGGAAGCTTTCTACTGCCGACCCTCATGACCAGAAAaaatggagatctgaggtgagatctgccatgAGTGCAGCCAGCCAGATACGTGGAAGGGGGTCGACTAGTGTGGACAATACCCATACATCTGCacgtaaataaaaataaaccaaCAACGAACAACCTATAAACTTGAAGCTTCACAGAAAGAATCCCAATTTCATGAAGAAATGCTTGGTTCAATTGGAAGGTCAATCATACAGGAATACGACTTTGAAAGTCACAAAATACCATACAGAGTCTATGAAAGATTTTTCCATATTGATTTAGGGTCAAAAGTTCAAAGGACAAGCTCGCAGTACACTGACTTAATAGCATGATTTTAATCCTATTTTTGTTATTAAAGTCATTGAATTTCACACTGACTGCCCTCAAGACAAAAATGTTTTCCATTGATTTTAGGGAGAaaataacaaattataggaAAATAGCTTTTTTTTTCGCACATGGATTGCATCTGGACCCAGAGGTAGATATGTGATAGGCACCATACCATGTAAGAGTAGAGGTATGAAAGTGGGGTCAACTGTGCACAATTTCAATTAATATGTCTATGTTTGAATTTGACTTGCAGTGGGTGAGTGCCATTAGTTCTAGTAAAACAGCTGTTTAGTATTTGTCCAATTATTGTCTTTTGCTTTATTTGAGGCCACAATAAGGCATCCGAAGTTCATTCGTCAGTAAGAGCAAGCTGACACAGGTGAACATTGTGGTTCATAGGCATTGTTATAGGGTTTAAAAGCTATGAatataatatcatttatattgATGATGCACAATCATTTTTCAGCTTCCTGAACAATATAGATTTATGAGCCATATGCCCAAAAAGAAACACAAATTAAAGAAAAGACGGGAAGAAAAGCCGGGAAATATGCCGGATACACAAGGTGAGACTGAATCATCTAAAGAGAATGAAACCATTGAATAGATCATATTTATCCCCTCACAACATAGTTGTGCAGAAAAAAGTGTGTTATTGGTTCATTCATATGATCAAGCATTTGTGCATTGTACATTTGaattcatgtaaatgttcaaTCTAAagtcacattttcatttttaaccAAATGCTCATTTCTATTTTGCATTATGATCTGGTGCCTTTTTGTCAAGAAATGgaaatttcttattttcttttGGTCATTGATTGTGATTTCAAGAGTAAATTTGATCAGATTTCAGTGATGCTTGCGTGGATGCTTTCTTTTAGAACAAGAGGCCTGCAGGTCTTATCGGTCACTtgagttaaaagtattactagcaccaagggctacaaaatttataataattttcttgttctgcatatgtaaaataatttttgatattCAACAGCAGAacacccccaaattttacctgtatcCTGATCAATTGTAAGTCTTCTGTCAATTAAACATTTAACAATGacctcaggtggagtgacatctgtaGAAACTGTGGTCtggagctaccccagagaggtgttttgataacaataacagtcaGTACCTACCAGCATTCTTTAGATCTCAAGGAAGCCATCTGGTAGTTTGACCTGTCCACAATTGCTATTTTCTcctaattaatttttttaagtcccctgaacaatgcaattttaatataactgcattttttttcctcctctatatacatgcattataaGTTACAATAAAAAATCAAGTGATAATTTGCACATtaatttctgaaatttatgatagctctatatttataaaagaaattattcattgagccaatgactgagagaaagagagaaagagggggtggGTTTGTCAGCTACAGTTagggatacaaccattatacaaacactaagACCAAAGAAACTCTGCAGATGGCCAAGAGACatatcctgtgtatatcaaaagtataGACAACACCCTGATCTCTcagccaggtaaataacaatgaccataaaTGAGCTCTGtccacatccagtgatccgtgaagaaaccaTATGGTATTTTGTGGGGAGGGGGGTCTTTAAGCCTTAGAGTCAAAATCCCAGGGTTGCATAGTTCACAAATTTCGTACCTCCCTTCTGTTTTTGCTacatatccatttagtttttatatagtatcagcaaaattgaagacatctttcaaatgataaagacatttaaggaggaataacacatcatcGTTATGGCTGACTtcattttgaaacatgaatgaaaatataaatatcagtaatatttgtacattccttttaaatttgattgcctAGG encodes the following:
- the LOC125664119 gene encoding mediator of RNA polymerase II transcription subunit 19-like isoform X1 — encoded protein: MNEPIRRPEQVSPKSSPRGSRSPAYPRPDSSGTLKTTISLGRGVPSVIHSGPFYLVKDIGPTHPSIITGSNNLMIHYGLQNSFSKFCKKEGKEELSAFLPNLPGYIDTPGMQDNSSLRSLIENPPKTSKELVPLLGSSLQGFRLHPGPLPEQYRFMSHMPKKKHKLKKRREEKPGNMPDTQGGVTSVETVVWSYPREVTLISQPDNSPEVKTKKVKTEENLKKKKKKKNKKKAKEKDDDGQS
- the LOC125664119 gene encoding mediator of RNA polymerase II transcription subunit 19-like isoform X2 — protein: MNEPIRRPEQVSPKSSPRGSRSPAYPRPDSSGTLKTTISLGRGVPSVIHSGPFYLVKDIGPTHPSIITGSNNLMIHYGLQNSFSKFCKKEGKEELSAFLPNLPGYIDTPGMQDNSSLRSLIENPPKTSKELVPLLGSSLQGFRLHPGPLPEQYRFMSHMPKKKHKLKKRREEKPGNMPDTQDNSPEVKTKKVKTEENLKKKKKKKNKKKAKEKDDDGQS